The Peromyscus maniculatus bairdii isolate BWxNUB_F1_BW_parent chromosome 6, HU_Pman_BW_mat_3.1, whole genome shotgun sequence genome has a segment encoding these proteins:
- the Rpl34 gene encoding large ribosomal subunit protein eL34, with protein MVQRLTYRRRLSYNTASNKTRLSRTPGNRIVYLYTKKVGKAPKSACGVCPGRLRGVRAVRPKVLMRLSKTKKHVSRAYGGSMCAKCVRDRIKRAFLIEEQKIVVKVLKAQAQSQKAK; from the exons ATGGTCCAGCGTTTGACATACCGTCGTAGGCTTTCCTACAACACAGCCTCTAACAAAACTAGGCT GTCTCGGACCCCTGGCAACAGGATTGTTTACCTTTATACCAAGAAGGTTGGAAAAGCACCTAAATCGGCATGCGGTGTGTGCCCAGGCAGGCTTCGAGGG GTTCGGGCTGTGAGACCGAAAGTCCTTATGAGGTTGTCTAAGACCAAGAAGCACGTCAGCAGGGCCTACGGTGGGTCCATGTGTGCCAAGTGTGTCCGCGACAG gATCAAGCGGGCTTTCCTTATTGAGGAGCAGAAAATTGTTGTGAAGGTGTTGAAGGCACAAGCACAGAGTCAGAAAGCGAAATAA